Proteins from a single region of Polyangium spumosum:
- a CDS encoding peptidylprolyl isomerase — MQKLTALLFAALVLGAIALVVLPGGRRGASPTESTPDAGAPSDAGPDATASADAGEESADAGAGDPTGEADPTGGGPVDAGGALLLTGEAPPPLAGEAPKSVVFGVILVQYKGAQGAPQNARPREEALTLAKQLAEEAKTDFKATVAKGDKGSMENAGRLPRGILEPAPEYVLFSLAKGSVSDVVDTPRGYWIVQRID; from the coding sequence ATGCAGAAGCTGACCGCCCTCCTCTTCGCAGCGTTGGTCCTCGGGGCCATCGCGCTCGTCGTCCTTCCGGGCGGTCGCCGCGGAGCGTCGCCCACCGAGAGCACGCCCGACGCAGGCGCGCCGAGCGACGCAGGGCCGGACGCGACGGCGTCGGCCGACGCAGGCGAAGAGAGCGCGGACGCAGGGGCCGGCGATCCCACGGGCGAAGCCGATCCGACGGGCGGCGGTCCGGTCGACGCGGGCGGGGCGTTGCTGCTCACGGGCGAGGCGCCGCCGCCGCTCGCGGGGGAGGCGCCGAAGTCGGTCGTGTTCGGGGTGATCCTCGTGCAGTACAAGGGCGCGCAGGGGGCGCCGCAGAACGCGCGGCCCCGCGAGGAGGCGCTGACGCTCGCCAAGCAGCTCGCCGAGGAGGCCAAGACGGACTTCAAGGCGACGGTGGCGAAGGGCGACAAGGGCTCGATGGAGAACGCGGGGCGCTTGCCGCGCGGAATTTTGGAGCCGGCGCCCGAGTATGTTCTCTTCAGCCTCGCCAAGGGCAGCGTGAGCGACGTCGTGGACACGCCGCGCGGCTACTGGATCGTGCAGCGGATCGACTGA
- a CDS encoding haloacid dehalogenase-like hydrolase codes for MIKIRSFLPVALVMGLAMSSAACGDDGEQGTGGSGGTGATGGMGGTGGAGGMGGAGGMGGAGGMGGAGGAGGGMMAAPDLDSSLPWHGQNREALDKMIDEVGVNSPTYDPAQKPVAIFDWDNTVIKNDVGDLVFFWMLKNDKVLQPPNKDWGATSPVLTMQARNALNQACGSLAEAGMPLPTSTNAACADELVSVYTAAETTSGQAAYEGWNYRTMEPAYAWVAELQAGYTLDEVKAFANTAIEAGLAAMEGEKQTVGTNSVNAYVRIYDQIKDLIDVMQKNGLDVWVLSASSQPIVEAFATRVNVSGDHVIGIRTVIDAGGKLTYDFQGCGSVVDGSGNGQNPVGNTMITYIEGKRCWMNKVIYGVSGADAEKPNADPKKRPVFGAGDSDTDISFLHDSTVLKLALNRNKNEIMCNAYANHMGQWLVNPMFIAPNPQKAAPYPCSTTGCKDATGASVACVNEAGEPIPDQMDTVF; via the coding sequence ATGATCAAGATTCGGTCTTTTCTTCCCGTCGCGCTCGTCATGGGGCTCGCGATGTCCTCGGCGGCTTGCGGAGACGACGGTGAGCAGGGCACGGGGGGGAGCGGGGGTACGGGCGCGACCGGCGGTATGGGCGGAACGGGCGGCGCCGGTGGAATGGGCGGCGCCGGTGGGATGGGCGGCGCCGGTGGAATGGGCGGCGCCGGGGGCGCCGGTGGCGGGATGATGGCCGCGCCGGACCTGGATTCGAGCCTGCCGTGGCACGGGCAGAACCGCGAGGCGCTCGACAAGATGATCGACGAGGTTGGGGTGAACAGCCCGACCTATGATCCGGCGCAAAAGCCGGTCGCCATTTTCGACTGGGACAACACGGTCATCAAGAACGACGTGGGTGACCTCGTGTTCTTCTGGATGCTGAAGAACGACAAGGTGCTCCAGCCGCCGAACAAGGATTGGGGCGCGACGAGCCCGGTCTTGACGATGCAGGCCCGGAATGCGCTGAATCAGGCGTGCGGGAGCCTGGCCGAGGCGGGGATGCCGCTGCCGACGAGCACGAACGCGGCCTGCGCGGACGAGCTCGTCTCCGTGTACACGGCGGCCGAGACGACCTCGGGGCAGGCGGCTTACGAGGGCTGGAATTACCGCACGATGGAGCCCGCGTACGCGTGGGTGGCAGAGCTCCAGGCGGGTTACACGCTGGACGAGGTGAAGGCCTTCGCGAACACGGCCATCGAGGCGGGGCTCGCCGCGATGGAGGGCGAGAAGCAGACGGTCGGGACGAACTCGGTCAATGCGTACGTCCGGATCTACGACCAGATCAAGGATCTGATCGACGTGATGCAGAAGAACGGGCTCGACGTGTGGGTGCTCTCGGCGTCGTCGCAGCCGATCGTGGAGGCGTTCGCGACGCGGGTCAACGTGAGCGGCGACCACGTGATCGGGATCCGCACCGTGATCGACGCGGGCGGGAAGCTCACGTACGACTTCCAGGGCTGCGGGTCGGTCGTGGACGGCTCGGGCAATGGCCAGAACCCGGTCGGCAATACGATGATCACGTACATCGAGGGCAAGCGCTGCTGGATGAACAAGGTGATCTACGGCGTGAGCGGGGCCGACGCGGAGAAGCCGAACGCAGACCCGAAGAAGCGGCCGGTGTTCGGCGCGGGCGACTCGGACACGGACATCTCGTTCCTGCACGATTCGACGGTGCTCAAGCTCGCGCTCAACCGCAACAAGAACGAGATCATGTGCAACGCCTACGCGAACCACATGGGGCAATGGCTCGTGAACCCGATGTTCATCGCGCCAAACCCGCAGAAGGCCGCCCCGTACCCGTGCTCGACGACGGGCTGCAAGGACGCGACGGGCGCGTCGGTGGCCTGCGTGAACGAGGCGGGTGAGCCGATCCCGGATCAGATGGATACGGTGTTCTGA
- a CDS encoding polyhydroxyalkanoic acid system family protein, with product MAQIDIHRPHGMSEDAARRRAEDLARRLEQRRGVRWRWEGDELRLDAPSGPAKGTRGSVRVDAEVVRIRVELPLFLRPMRPVVETKLREKLDAMLGKS from the coding sequence ATGGCGCAGATCGACATCCACAGGCCGCACGGGATGAGCGAGGACGCGGCGCGGAGGCGCGCGGAGGATCTCGCGAGGCGCCTGGAGCAACGCCGCGGGGTGCGCTGGCGCTGGGAGGGTGACGAGCTGCGGCTCGACGCGCCGAGCGGGCCCGCGAAGGGGACGCGGGGGTCGGTGCGGGTCGACGCAGAGGTCGTGCGGATCCGGGTGGAGCTGCCGCTCTTCTTGCGCCCGATGCGCCCCGTGGTCGAGACGAAGCTGCGCGAGAAGCTCGACGCGATGCTCGGCAAGAGCTGA
- a CDS encoding formylglycine-generating enzyme family protein, translating to MPSRLLLAAAALLLGAAACSSPDASPAPAPPPSAAPPPAPAPPEPSRCAAVTCASIERCDDTTGACAPHCPAGEVYIPKTGPDGFVMGKGFTLNGGARRLRKGHLPDTDRPHRVVLTRPFCMDETEVTVAAMKRCVDAKACDPPKRLEVFANYPRRPDHPANEVSWDKARKYCKAQGKDLPTEAQWEWAATGGDGRKWPWGDDEPTCEHADFTIGVLVSPGGDSGCHGGGTSPVRSHPRGARVWPTGVLHDLAGNVWEWCDDTYTKYPAGSVTDPHVQNPRVLVHVVRGGGWNRSNLGIQAAFRGAAIHTYEVPGLGFRCVRNP from the coding sequence TTGCCCTCGCGCCTGCTCCTCGCCGCGGCGGCCCTGCTCCTCGGGGCCGCCGCCTGCTCCTCCCCGGACGCCTCGCCCGCGCCCGCCCCGCCGCCCTCTGCCGCGCCACCACCTGCGCCCGCGCCGCCCGAGCCCTCTCGCTGCGCGGCCGTCACCTGCGCCTCCATCGAGCGTTGCGACGACACCACCGGCGCGTGCGCCCCGCATTGCCCTGCGGGCGAGGTCTACATCCCGAAGACGGGCCCGGACGGGTTTGTCATGGGCAAAGGTTTTACCTTGAACGGCGGCGCTCGCCGCCTCCGCAAGGGCCACCTGCCCGACACCGATCGGCCGCACCGCGTCGTCCTCACCCGCCCGTTTTGCATGGACGAGACCGAGGTCACCGTCGCCGCGATGAAGCGTTGTGTCGACGCGAAGGCTTGTGACCCGCCGAAGAGGCTCGAGGTCTTCGCGAATTACCCTCGCCGCCCTGATCATCCGGCCAACGAGGTCTCCTGGGACAAGGCCAGGAAATACTGCAAGGCCCAGGGCAAGGATCTCCCGACCGAGGCCCAGTGGGAATGGGCAGCGACCGGCGGTGATGGTCGCAAATGGCCCTGGGGCGACGACGAGCCCACCTGCGAGCACGCCGATTTCACGATCGGCGTCCTCGTCTCGCCCGGCGGCGACTCTGGCTGCCATGGCGGCGGCACCTCGCCCGTCCGCTCTCATCCCAGGGGAGCTCGCGTCTGGCCCACGGGCGTGCTCCACGACCTCGCGGGCAACGTCTGGGAGTGGTGCGACGACACCTACACGAAATACCCCGCCGGATCCGTCACGGATCCCCACGTGCAGAACCCCCGCGTGCTCGTGCACGTCGTGCGCGGCGGCGGCTGGAATCGATCGAACCTCGGGATCCAGGCGGCGTTTCGGGGCGCCGCCATTCATACGTACGAGGTCCCCGGGCTCGGGTTCCGTTGCGTCCGCAACCCCTGA
- a CDS encoding tetratricopeptide repeat protein, giving the protein MTVETPMPTGQAEDAAALLNRLRSEHAAQEDNALQALLLHECGVLEEKHGEEPSAARDYLAAFNADPQFREPLEALVRILTRRKSIKNLGKLLEALTRASVSPEERARAFWERAAFLQDYEQSLAGAKEALEEAVGASPEDPTPWLELELIAAKDGDLPGRMRAIEARAELATDPTWKAILFIELAELSAKAGDAQRAYDLIDAAAALDGQGRFRSQVTLESIAAREDNPTALARALEGQAQLIEEALEEETRGDASGVPRYARRAEYAADAWLRAAELKRRAGDQEGWVKLLARAAEQLPQSSVIARSRLASLETNGDAKGAAELAKAELERGVAGPGAAALWLRIAEAAMLDNDRDGALGALRSALEADPASIMARALELDLLSDAQDPAALARSLEASGASCPTNEAKARAEIIAAYVWACQAGDSDAAKAALGRAAALGTPAPLLARIARTLASVRGDAAWYEQVTAELVASGAERGEEESLWFELGRSRALRGDSAGAAEAFSQLAAQGGDASAWLGHVLAAYALGAKKLTPGEVVAFRPIAQTIEELAKAETDPDLARGLWVVAALRSVRSGNVDHARARLRELHEASPSDEVVALFLAELERRAGDLTAASTILSACATSTEDIELGAALYLEAALLTWRLGDRQKTIELVEQARGSASKAAAALLAWALRGADPDSLDGRRRALVTAAEAGADPASIAIERFGLEVGQGEAGDRAEALTALETAEAEGSGDITVAAGLARLTWPDAQSDRAAIDRALDRLEDQGDEATAIARAEAYRLARVVDQDPGAAVSRAAAWADAEPKLYAALEWLGAALAAKDREAEVSARRAVGAFLDDEPWSAMDASAALVAMLDQPSTPQPMLAGTSDATRLANLELAMPGCDPRRRAFALKNVSHALGEDAGHDAAALAGWSELAAGNVEAALATFRAAVERRQDDIVSWEGVRAASEALGDHVSTALALAQLGALSRDDTRGAVFWESAGVILLEHTDAHDDAEIAFARAFDRDPSRSIAFDKLFRRVRGRNEDDRLLDIIGRRLDVADDEAEIGKLFWERARVLRKKGDREGALSALENVTMLEPDHVGALALSGEISITMGKFAEAADFLGRLSGIGEAPAQQRLMSGVAAVDIYENKLNAPEKALKVLVGLHEAGLSTPPVRERLARVAAKTGAWSRATAILEQLMQEREKREGRMEAARLAMAIWRDKINEPLKAEGAVVKLLDESPDDGEALDLVLTTSYDAALRQKLLGRAKSVLVQKLSEDPCDADRVERLAKIAQAGQDAALRQATLGCLVSLGRDDDAISTELKRIDGRVATRPQIVLDARAMAEIADPEDHGPIAELFVLMAETVTLALGPTLGSLGVGKKERVDSRGGHPLRVAVAEWMGAVGFEGDFEVYVGGPEPMRVHGVAGEVPSIVIGSGITTPLDAAARSAIARTVFALRRGITSLRTRDEATVASVVIAACNEVDIKVANPGYAVYGEIQRAVHKEISRKIRKSIGEVCQKVVASKQDARAWTHAARRSLDRMAVIAAGDVSIVLSDILNVPRDQLGSVVTENERSRRLLSFVLSPSYLELRKKLGMGVR; this is encoded by the coding sequence ATGACGGTAGAGACACCGATGCCCACGGGGCAGGCCGAGGATGCGGCGGCCTTGCTCAATCGTTTGAGGTCCGAGCACGCCGCGCAGGAGGACAACGCGCTCCAAGCGCTCCTCCTGCACGAGTGCGGCGTACTCGAGGAGAAACACGGGGAGGAGCCGTCCGCCGCGCGGGACTACCTCGCGGCGTTCAACGCGGACCCGCAGTTCCGCGAGCCGCTCGAGGCCCTCGTCCGGATCTTGACCCGACGCAAGTCCATCAAGAACCTCGGGAAACTGCTCGAGGCGCTCACGCGCGCCTCCGTCTCCCCCGAGGAGCGCGCCCGCGCGTTCTGGGAGCGCGCCGCGTTCCTGCAGGACTACGAGCAGAGCCTCGCCGGCGCGAAGGAAGCGCTCGAAGAGGCCGTCGGCGCGAGCCCCGAGGACCCGACGCCGTGGCTCGAGCTCGAGCTCATCGCGGCGAAGGACGGCGACCTGCCAGGGCGCATGCGCGCCATCGAGGCGCGCGCCGAGCTCGCCACGGATCCGACGTGGAAGGCGATCCTGTTCATCGAGCTCGCGGAGCTCTCGGCGAAGGCAGGCGACGCGCAGCGCGCGTACGATCTGATCGACGCCGCCGCCGCGCTGGATGGTCAGGGGCGTTTCCGGTCGCAGGTGACGCTCGAGTCGATCGCCGCGCGGGAGGACAACCCGACGGCGCTCGCGCGGGCCCTGGAAGGTCAAGCGCAGCTCATCGAGGAGGCCCTCGAAGAGGAAACACGCGGCGACGCGAGCGGCGTGCCGCGTTACGCGCGGCGCGCGGAGTACGCGGCCGACGCGTGGCTGCGCGCGGCGGAGCTGAAGCGGCGCGCAGGTGATCAAGAGGGCTGGGTGAAGCTGCTCGCGCGCGCCGCCGAGCAGCTCCCGCAGTCGTCGGTCATCGCGCGCTCGCGCCTCGCCTCGCTGGAGACGAACGGCGACGCGAAGGGCGCGGCGGAGCTCGCGAAGGCGGAGCTCGAGCGCGGCGTCGCAGGACCGGGCGCCGCGGCGCTCTGGCTGCGGATCGCCGAGGCGGCGATGCTCGACAACGACCGGGACGGCGCGCTCGGCGCGCTCCGCAGCGCGCTCGAAGCGGACCCGGCGTCGATCATGGCGCGCGCGCTCGAGCTCGATCTGCTGAGCGACGCGCAAGATCCGGCGGCGCTCGCGCGATCACTCGAGGCGTCGGGCGCCTCGTGCCCGACGAACGAGGCGAAGGCGCGCGCGGAGATCATCGCGGCCTACGTCTGGGCATGCCAGGCGGGCGACTCGGACGCGGCGAAGGCCGCGCTCGGGCGGGCCGCGGCGCTCGGCACGCCAGCGCCGCTGCTCGCGCGGATCGCGCGCACCCTCGCCTCGGTCCGCGGCGACGCGGCGTGGTACGAGCAGGTGACGGCGGAGCTCGTCGCGAGCGGCGCGGAGCGGGGCGAAGAGGAGAGCCTTTGGTTCGAGCTCGGCCGGAGCCGCGCGCTGCGTGGTGACTCCGCCGGCGCGGCCGAGGCGTTCTCGCAGCTCGCAGCGCAGGGCGGTGACGCCTCCGCGTGGCTCGGCCACGTGCTCGCGGCGTACGCGCTCGGCGCGAAGAAGCTCACGCCGGGCGAGGTGGTCGCCTTCCGCCCGATCGCACAGACGATCGAGGAGCTCGCCAAGGCCGAGACGGACCCGGACCTCGCGCGTGGCCTCTGGGTGGTCGCTGCGCTGCGCAGCGTGCGCTCGGGCAACGTCGATCACGCCCGCGCGCGGCTGCGCGAGCTGCACGAGGCGTCACCGTCGGACGAGGTGGTTGCGCTCTTCCTCGCGGAGCTCGAGCGCCGCGCGGGTGACCTCACGGCCGCGTCGACGATCCTGTCGGCGTGCGCGACGTCGACCGAGGACATCGAGCTCGGCGCGGCGCTCTACCTGGAAGCTGCGCTTCTCACGTGGCGGCTCGGCGATCGGCAGAAGACGATCGAGCTCGTCGAGCAGGCGCGCGGCAGCGCCTCGAAGGCGGCGGCGGCGCTGCTCGCGTGGGCGCTGCGCGGGGCCGATCCGGACAGCCTCGACGGTCGTCGCCGCGCGCTCGTGACGGCGGCGGAGGCAGGCGCAGATCCGGCGAGCATCGCGATCGAGCGCTTCGGCCTGGAGGTCGGTCAGGGCGAGGCGGGGGATCGCGCCGAGGCGCTGACGGCGCTGGAGACGGCGGAGGCCGAGGGCTCGGGCGACATCACGGTCGCCGCGGGGCTCGCGCGGCTCACGTGGCCGGATGCGCAGAGCGATCGGGCGGCGATCGATCGCGCGCTCGATCGGCTGGAGGATCAGGGCGACGAGGCGACGGCGATCGCGCGGGCCGAGGCGTACCGGCTGGCGCGCGTGGTCGATCAGGACCCGGGCGCGGCGGTGTCGCGCGCGGCGGCCTGGGCGGACGCGGAGCCGAAGCTCTACGCCGCGCTCGAGTGGCTCGGCGCGGCGCTCGCGGCGAAGGATCGCGAGGCCGAGGTGTCCGCGCGCCGCGCGGTGGGCGCGTTCCTCGACGACGAGCCGTGGTCGGCGATGGATGCGTCGGCCGCGCTCGTGGCGATGCTGGATCAGCCGAGCACGCCGCAGCCCATGCTCGCCGGCACGTCGGACGCGACGCGCCTCGCGAACCTGGAGCTCGCGATGCCCGGCTGCGATCCGCGCCGCCGCGCGTTCGCCCTGAAGAACGTGAGCCATGCGCTCGGCGAGGACGCGGGTCACGACGCGGCCGCGCTCGCCGGCTGGTCGGAGCTCGCGGCGGGCAACGTGGAGGCGGCGCTCGCCACCTTCCGCGCGGCCGTCGAGCGGCGCCAGGACGACATCGTGTCGTGGGAAGGCGTGCGCGCGGCGAGCGAGGCGCTCGGCGATCACGTGTCGACGGCGCTCGCGCTCGCGCAGCTCGGCGCGCTCAGCCGGGACGATACGCGGGGCGCCGTGTTCTGGGAGTCCGCGGGCGTCATCCTGCTCGAGCACACCGACGCGCACGACGACGCGGAGATCGCGTTCGCCCGGGCGTTCGATCGGGACCCGAGCCGCTCGATCGCCTTCGACAAACTCTTCCGCCGCGTCCGCGGGCGCAACGAGGACGACAGGCTGCTCGACATCATCGGGCGCCGCCTCGACGTCGCCGACGACGAGGCAGAGATCGGCAAGCTCTTCTGGGAGCGCGCGCGCGTGCTCCGCAAGAAGGGTGATCGCGAGGGCGCGCTCTCGGCGCTCGAGAACGTCACGATGCTCGAGCCCGATCACGTCGGCGCGCTCGCGCTCTCGGGCGAGATCTCGATCACGATGGGCAAGTTCGCCGAGGCCGCGGATTTCCTCGGCCGGCTCTCGGGCATCGGCGAGGCGCCGGCGCAGCAGCGGCTGATGTCAGGCGTCGCGGCGGTGGACATCTACGAGAACAAGCTGAACGCCCCCGAGAAGGCGCTCAAGGTGCTCGTCGGCCTCCACGAGGCCGGTTTGTCCACGCCGCCCGTGCGCGAGCGCCTCGCGCGTGTCGCGGCCAAGACGGGCGCCTGGTCGCGCGCGACGGCGATCCTCGAGCAGCTCATGCAGGAGCGCGAGAAGCGCGAGGGCCGCATGGAGGCCGCGCGGCTCGCGATGGCGATCTGGCGCGACAAGATCAACGAGCCGCTCAAGGCCGAGGGCGCGGTCGTGAAGCTGCTCGACGAGTCGCCGGACGACGGCGAGGCGCTCGATCTCGTGCTCACGACGAGCTACGACGCGGCGCTCCGCCAGAAGCTGCTCGGCCGCGCGAAGAGCGTGCTCGTGCAGAAGCTCTCCGAGGATCCGTGCGACGCCGATCGCGTCGAGCGGCTCGCGAAGATCGCGCAGGCAGGGCAGGACGCGGCGCTGCGTCAGGCGACGCTCGGCTGCCTCGTCTCGCTCGGCCGCGACGACGACGCGATCTCCACGGAGCTCAAGCGGATCGACGGTCGCGTCGCGACGCGGCCCCAGATCGTGCTCGACGCGAGGGCCATGGCCGAGATCGCCGATCCGGAGGACCACGGCCCGATCGCGGAGCTCTTCGTGCTCATGGCCGAGACGGTGACGCTCGCGCTCGGCCCGACGCTCGGCTCGCTCGGCGTCGGCAAGAAGGAGCGCGTCGACTCGCGCGGCGGCCACCCGCTGCGCGTGGCGGTCGCGGAGTGGATGGGCGCGGTGGGCTTCGAGGGTGACTTCGAGGTCTACGTCGGCGGCCCCGAGCCGATGCGCGTTCACGGCGTCGCCGGCGAGGTGCCCTCGATCGTCATCGGCTCCGGGATCACGACGCCGCTCGACGCGGCGGCGCGCTCGGCCATCGCGCGGACGGTCTTCGCCTTGCGGCGCGGGATCACCTCGCTCCGCACGCGCGACGAGGCCACGGTCGCGTCTGTCGTCATCGCGGCGTGCAACGAGGTCGACATCAAGGTGGCGAACCCCGGCTACGCCGTCTACGGCGAGATCCAGCGCGCGGTGCACAAGGAGATCTCGCGCAAGATCCGCAAGAGCATCGGCGAGGTCTGCCAGAAGGTCGTCGCGAGCAAGCAGGACGCGCGCGCGTGGACACACGCGGCACGGCGAAGCCTGGACCGCATGGCGGTGATCGCCGCCGGCGACGTGTCGATCGTGCTGAGCGACATCTTGAACGTGCCGCGGGATCAGCTCGGCTCGGTGGTCACCGAGAACGAGCGGTCGCGCCGCCTTCTCTCGTTCGTGCTTTCCCCCAGCTACCTCGAGCTGCGCAAGAAGCTCGGCATGGGTGTTCGGTGA